In Streptomyces sp. NBC_00483, a single window of DNA contains:
- the sufD gene encoding Fe-S cluster assembly protein SufD, with protein MAEAQNIPAGSTTTGNIAVAAESTVATRMSAPPSYDVQDFAVPHGREEEWRFTPLERLRGLHDGTATATGTGVKVDVQAPAGVTVESVGRDDARVGKAGKPVDRVAAQAYSAFEQASVVSVPKETVLDEPIRIAVHGEGGVAYGHQVIELGAFAEAVVVIDHTGDAVLAANVDFLLGDGAKLTVVSVQDWDDKAVHVAQHNALVGRDASFKSVVVTFGGDVVRLHPRVNYASTGGEAELFGLYFTDAGQHQEHRLLVDHATPHCKSNVVYKGALQGDNAHAVWIGDVLIEAAAEGTDTYELNRNLVLTDGARVDSVPNLEIETGEIVGAGHASATGRFDDEQLFYLMARGIPADEARRLVVGGFFAELVQQIGVPDIEERLLEKIAAELEATV; from the coding sequence ATGGCTGAGGCTCAGAACATCCCGGCGGGGTCGACGACCACCGGAAACATCGCGGTCGCCGCCGAGTCGACCGTCGCCACGCGCATGAGCGCGCCCCCGTCCTACGACGTGCAGGACTTCGCGGTCCCGCACGGCCGTGAGGAGGAGTGGCGGTTCACGCCGCTGGAGCGGCTGCGCGGGCTGCACGACGGCACCGCCACCGCGACCGGCACCGGCGTGAAGGTCGACGTCCAGGCCCCGGCCGGCGTCACCGTCGAGTCGGTCGGCCGCGACGACGCCCGCGTCGGCAAGGCCGGCAAGCCCGTCGACCGGGTCGCCGCGCAGGCGTACTCCGCGTTCGAGCAGGCGTCGGTCGTCTCCGTGCCCAAGGAGACCGTCCTCGACGAGCCGATCCGGATCGCCGTGCACGGCGAGGGCGGCGTCGCCTACGGCCACCAGGTCATCGAGCTGGGTGCCTTCGCCGAGGCCGTCGTCGTCATCGACCACACCGGTGACGCGGTGCTCGCCGCCAACGTCGACTTCCTGCTCGGCGACGGCGCGAAGCTGACCGTCGTGTCCGTGCAGGACTGGGACGACAAGGCCGTGCACGTGGCGCAGCACAACGCGCTCGTCGGCCGCGACGCCTCCTTCAAGTCGGTCGTCGTCACCTTTGGTGGCGACGTCGTCCGCCTGCACCCGCGCGTGAACTACGCGTCCACGGGCGGCGAGGCCGAGCTCTTCGGCCTGTACTTCACGGACGCGGGCCAGCACCAGGAGCACCGCCTCCTGGTCGACCACGCCACCCCGCACTGCAAGTCCAACGTCGTCTACAAGGGCGCGCTCCAGGGCGACAACGCGCACGCCGTGTGGATCGGTGACGTCCTCATCGAGGCCGCCGCCGAGGGCACGGACACGTACGAGCTGAACCGCAACCTGGTCCTCACGGACGGCGCGCGGGTCGACTCGGTGCCGAACCTCGAGATCGAGACCGGCGAGATCGTCGGCGCGGGCCACGCCTCGGCGACCGGCCGCTTCGACGACGAGCAGCTCTTCTACCTGATGGCCCGCGGCATCCCGGCCGACGAGGCGCGCCGCCTCGTGGTCGGCGGCTTCTTCGCCGAACTGGTCCAGCAGATCGGTGTCCCGGACATCGAGGAGCGCCTGCTCGAGAAGATCGCGGCCGAGCTGGAGGCCACGGTCTGA